Proteins encoded within one genomic window of Lynx canadensis isolate LIC74 chromosome B2, mLynCan4.pri.v2, whole genome shotgun sequence:
- the LOC115513781 gene encoding butyrophilin-like protein 1 isoform X4 — MWRRWWALLAIMLASSFLSSFSRCLHGTQQNEQEQSGEQMLEYRGRTELVRDSISKGGVALLIQHVRASDHGQYRCHFKDGHSSQEAVVELHVIGLGSVPRVHMMGPVDGGIQVLCSAEGWFPKPRVQWSDMMGVKLQSLTESHTQDEDGLFHVEASLVVTDSSLGNVTCSIQNPLSGQEKVSAIFLPEPFFPRMSSWKAALVGTVPTLVLLLTGISYIGWREHQAKEREVKKRKKESQERDQMENEKELALKAKENLKKELEQRKSLYHEVWKKALLYPDWRKEQFQPATVTVNQEIFHQNNSDPERKENFKEETHDLSLRDKQGDCNLITLNQQDFTSGKHYWEVDVKDADEWTLGIYENPTDSRELSKDLQNKKFRVLEKKGCEYRALTYCLQNISLQECLLIKKCPQKIVIFLDYEDNDISFYDMTEGTHIFSFTQATFSGSLYPYFNLKSMKLSL; from the exons AATGAACAGGAACAAAGTGGGGAGCAAATGCTGGAATACCGTGGCAGGACAGAGTTGGTGAGGGACTCCATCAGCAAAGGGGGTGTGGCCCTGCTGATCCAACATGTCCGTGCTTCTGATCATGGCCAGTACCGGTGTCATTTTAAAGATGGTCACAGTTCCCAAGAAGCCGTTGTGGAGCTGCATGTTATAG ggttgggctctgtgcctcgTGTTCACATGATGGGGCCCGTGGATGGTGGGATACAAGTACTGTGCTCTGCAGAAGGCTGGTTCCCAAAACCCAGGGTACAGTGGAGTGACATGATGGGTGTGAAGCTACAGTCTCTCACTGAGTCTCACACCCAAGATGAAGATGGGCTCTTCCATGTGGAAGCATCTCTTGTGGTCACAGACAGCTCTCTGGGCAATGTGACCTGTTCCATCCAGAATCCCCTCTCTGGTCAGGAGAAAGTGTCAGCCATCTTCCTCCCAG AGCCCTTCTTCCCCAGGATGTCTTCATGGAAGGCAGCCCTGGTTGGGACAGTCCCTACACTGGTGCTCCTCCTCACTGGGATCAGCTACATTGGCTGGAGAGAACACCAAgccaaagaaagagaagtaaagaaaaggaagaaagaatctcAGGAAAGAGATCAGATGGAGAATGAAAAGGAATTGGCACTTAAGGCGAAAG AGAACCTCAAAAAAGAACTTG AACAGCGAAAGTCACTATACCATGAAG TTTGGAAGAAGGCCCTGCTGTATCCTG ACTGGAGGAAGGAACAGTTCCAGCCTG CCACTGTGACTGTAAATCAGGAAATCTTTCATCAGAATAATTCTGacccagagagaaaagagaacttcAAAGAGGAAACACACGATCTGTCTCTCAGGGATAAGCAAGGAGACTGCAACCTTATCACACTGAATCAGCAAGACTTCACCTCAGGAAAACATTACTGGGAAGTGGATGTTAAGGACGCTGATGAGTGGACTCTAGGCATTTATGAGAATCCCACAGACAGCAGGGAGTTATCCAAAGATCTACAAAACAAGAAATTCAGAGTCTTAGAGAAGAAAGGATGTGAATACAGGGCTCTCACCTATTGCCTCCAAAACATTTCTCTGCAAGAGTGTCTCTTGATAAAAAAGTGTCCACAAAAGATTGTGATTTTTTTGGATTATGAGGATAATGACATTTCTTTCTATGACATGACTGAGGGTACCCACATCTTCTCCTTCACCCAGGCAACTTTCTCTGGGTCACTCTATCCTTACTTCAACCTTAAATCCATGAAGCTCTCCTTATAG
- the LOC115513781 gene encoding butyrophilin-like protein 1 isoform X5, producing the protein MWRWWALLAIMLASSFLSSFSRCLHGTQQNEQEQSGEQMLEYRGRTELVRDSISKGGVALLIQHVRASDHGQYRCHFKDGHSSQEAVVELHVIGLGSVPRVHMMGPVDGGIQVLCSAEGWFPKPRVQWSDMMGVKLQSLTESHTQDEDGLFHVEASLVVTDSSLGNVTCSIQNPLSGQEKVSAIFLPEPFFPRMSSWKAALVGTVPTLVLLLTGISYIGWREHQAKEREVKKRKKESQERDQMENEKELALKAKENLKKELEQRKSLYHEVWKKALLYPDWRKEQFQPATVTVNQEIFHQNNSDPERKENFKEETHDLSLRDKQGDCNLITLNQQDFTSGKHYWEVDVKDADEWTLGIYENPTDSRELSKDLQNKKFRVLEKKGCEYRALTYCLQNISLQECLLIKKCPQKIVIFLDYEDNDISFYDMTEGTHIFSFTQATFSGSLYPYFNLKSMKLSL; encoded by the exons AATGAACAGGAACAAAGTGGGGAGCAAATGCTGGAATACCGTGGCAGGACAGAGTTGGTGAGGGACTCCATCAGCAAAGGGGGTGTGGCCCTGCTGATCCAACATGTCCGTGCTTCTGATCATGGCCAGTACCGGTGTCATTTTAAAGATGGTCACAGTTCCCAAGAAGCCGTTGTGGAGCTGCATGTTATAG ggttgggctctgtgcctcgTGTTCACATGATGGGGCCCGTGGATGGTGGGATACAAGTACTGTGCTCTGCAGAAGGCTGGTTCCCAAAACCCAGGGTACAGTGGAGTGACATGATGGGTGTGAAGCTACAGTCTCTCACTGAGTCTCACACCCAAGATGAAGATGGGCTCTTCCATGTGGAAGCATCTCTTGTGGTCACAGACAGCTCTCTGGGCAATGTGACCTGTTCCATCCAGAATCCCCTCTCTGGTCAGGAGAAAGTGTCAGCCATCTTCCTCCCAG AGCCCTTCTTCCCCAGGATGTCTTCATGGAAGGCAGCCCTGGTTGGGACAGTCCCTACACTGGTGCTCCTCCTCACTGGGATCAGCTACATTGGCTGGAGAGAACACCAAgccaaagaaagagaagtaaagaaaaggaagaaagaatctcAGGAAAGAGATCAGATGGAGAATGAAAAGGAATTGGCACTTAAGGCGAAAG AGAACCTCAAAAAAGAACTTG AACAGCGAAAGTCACTATACCATGAAG TTTGGAAGAAGGCCCTGCTGTATCCTG ACTGGAGGAAGGAACAGTTCCAGCCTG CCACTGTGACTGTAAATCAGGAAATCTTTCATCAGAATAATTCTGacccagagagaaaagagaacttcAAAGAGGAAACACACGATCTGTCTCTCAGGGATAAGCAAGGAGACTGCAACCTTATCACACTGAATCAGCAAGACTTCACCTCAGGAAAACATTACTGGGAAGTGGATGTTAAGGACGCTGATGAGTGGACTCTAGGCATTTATGAGAATCCCACAGACAGCAGGGAGTTATCCAAAGATCTACAAAACAAGAAATTCAGAGTCTTAGAGAAGAAAGGATGTGAATACAGGGCTCTCACCTATTGCCTCCAAAACATTTCTCTGCAAGAGTGTCTCTTGATAAAAAAGTGTCCACAAAAGATTGTGATTTTTTTGGATTATGAGGATAATGACATTTCTTTCTATGACATGACTGAGGGTACCCACATCTTCTCCTTCACCCAGGCAACTTTCTCTGGGTCACTCTATCCTTACTTCAACCTTAAATCCATGAAGCTCTCCTTATAG